One Sulfolobus sp. S-194 DNA segment encodes these proteins:
- a CDS encoding MFS transporter encodes MDVRGRGLTAATMAFFAGFAAVALFGTTTLKISPILHLTLVESSWLVAIPLVTGAFLRIPFSLLVDKLGKHTLTIQLVIGLVGMIGIIFTLEQIKTLPSGTIYDLLLFFGALAGTGISTFSSGITYVSYFYPQKKQGTALGIYAGLGNTAPGIFTVILPFALTSIGLIYAYVAWAIFLLIMIIIYNVIAINPPFIKYIKEGKSWEEAKALALKEGYEVVPSKSLSESLKRSSKNLITWALVFMYFTSFGGFEALTEWLPTYWKGFLHVTPIEAGLLTGVLYSLITALIRVYGGYMSDKVGGELVSMISYFIMIIGSLIFIISYALPTSVLAEIIMALGMGIANGAVYKLVPKYSPDAVSGASGLVGGLGSAGGLLIPPTMGYIASIFGFPTAFTVFLLISTVSTILSMILWIKYGKSHVAQYKETNPARKEAHIK; translated from the coding sequence GTGGATGTAAGAGGTAGAGGATTAACTGCAGCTACAATGGCATTTTTCGCAGGATTTGCAGCTGTTGCCTTATTTGGAACAACAACACTCAAGATTAGTCCGATTCTTCATTTGACATTAGTAGAGAGTTCTTGGTTAGTAGCTATTCCACTAGTTACAGGAGCGTTTCTAAGGATTCCATTTTCACTTTTAGTAGATAAATTAGGAAAACATACTCTAACTATTCAATTAGTCATAGGTCTAGTGGGAATGATTGGTATAATCTTTACTCTTGAGCAAATAAAAACACTTCCTAGCGGTACAATATATGATCTTCTCTTATTTTTTGGAGCACTTGCAGGTACGGGAATTTCCACGTTTTCAAGTGGCATAACATACGTCTCTTATTTCTACCCACAAAAGAAACAAGGTACCGCTTTAGGAATTTATGCTGGATTAGGTAATACAGCACCAGGAATATTTACAGTAATTCTTCCATTTGCTTTAACATCTATAGGTTTAATTTATGCCTATGTTGCTTGGGCTATATTTCTACTTATAATGATTATTATTTATAATGTAATCGCAATCAATCCGCCTTTTATTAAGTACATCAAAGAAGGTAAAAGTTGGGAAGAAGCTAAAGCTCTAGCTCTGAAGGAAGGTTATGAGGTAGTACCATCGAAATCCCTTTCCGAATCACTTAAGAGAAGTTCCAAGAACCTCATAACTTGGGCGTTAGTATTCATGTACTTTACGTCTTTCGGTGGTTTTGAAGCATTAACTGAGTGGTTACCAACTTACTGGAAAGGGTTCTTACATGTTACTCCCATTGAAGCAGGATTATTAACCGGTGTATTGTATTCATTAATTACTGCATTAATTAGAGTTTACGGTGGTTATATGTCAGATAAGGTTGGAGGAGAATTAGTTTCGATGATTTCATATTTTATAATGATTATAGGAAGTCTGATATTTATAATCTCATATGCCTTACCAACTTCAGTACTTGCTGAAATAATTATGGCGCTAGGAATGGGTATTGCAAATGGAGCCGTATATAAGCTTGTTCCAAAATATTCACCAGACGCCGTAAGCGGAGCATCTGGATTAGTAGGAGGACTAGGATCTGCTGGCGGTCTGTTGATTCCACCAACAATGGGATATATTGCTTCAATATTTGGTTTCCCAACAGCTTTTACAGTGTTTTTATTAATTAGTACTGTCTCAACAATTCTTTCTATGATATTATGGATTAAGTATGGAAAAAGTCATGTTGCACAATATAAGGAAACTAATCCAGCTCGCAAAGAAGCCCACATAAAGTAA
- a CDS encoding nitrate reductase subunit alpha, whose product MVWQKFNYDNRGWESFYRNRWQYDKVVRSTHGVNCTGSCSWMIYVKDGVIMTEMQALDYPIINPEIPPYEPRGCPRGASFSWYEYSPHRIKYPYVRRALLELWREELKKTSDPIKAWEGIVEDPNKARKYKVLRGKGGFVRASWDEVYEIISAALIYTINKYGPDRIFGFTPIPAMSMVSYAAGTRFLSLIGGVVMSFYDWYADLPIASPQVWGEQTDVPESADWFNATYIIDWGTNIPQTRTPDAHFYSEVRYRGAKVVAIAPDYAEYVKFADLWIHPRPGTDGALALAMAHVIAKEFHVDREVEYFKNYIKKYTDAPFLVILKEENNRLLPERYLRASDIFTNVDKAEWKLVVFNLNTNSLSIPNGSIGFRWSNDKKWNLKLKDSITERDIEPALTMLNIHDKIVSVSFPRFDQKGYVDREVPVKIIKTIDGRSVYVTTVYDLLLANLGVKREDLKGYPSSYDEDEPYTPAWQEKITGVRKELVIQIAREFAQNAEETKGKSLVLMGAGVNHWFHSDLIYRAIITILMLIGAIGVNGGGWAHYVGQEKVRPFEGWNTIAFAKDWLPVTRLQSTGLWVYMHTDQWRYDEVTMDKITVGKTMYDHPADYAVMSVKKGWQPFYPQFSTNPLNLGKSVDDIINKLENGDTSFSISDIDNPINFPRILFVWRSNLLFSSGKGSEYFLKHLLGTENSVENKDEVAKNYVKEIKWVESAPEGKLDLLIDINFRMDSTALYSDIVLPAATWYEKYDISSTDMHTFVHPFNPAINPPWEARSDWKIFVGLAKKFSEMASKYLPDKVIDAVYVPFMHDTPGELASPETELDTVDPPSSGVVARREKLIPGNNMGNIVLIERHYSKIYEMMITLGPLVKDKKLSFFGIEVNYSKEYEELKEELGSLEERPLLDEDKKVAETMLRLSGATNGEVSVREYKYLEDKTGLNFEDLREGIEEIKITFNDITAQPRRVIDSPIESGIVKGGRTYSSFAFNVEYEVPWRTLSGRQHFYLDHPWIREQGEQLPVYKPPLDIVKVPQSEGVLIARYLSPHGKWQIHTTFMDNLRMLTLFRGGPVIWINEEDAKSIGVKDNDWVEVFNENGVIVIRAVVTNRIPRGTVIIYHAQERTIYVKEARNGKMSGSHNAVTRVHIKPTWLIGGYAQLSFFLNYYGPVGTQRDTIVAIRRLG is encoded by the coding sequence ATGGTGTGGCAGAAATTCAATTACGATAACAGAGGATGGGAGTCCTTTTATAGGAACAGATGGCAATATGATAAGGTAGTAAGAAGTACTCATGGCGTTAATTGTACTGGTTCTTGCAGTTGGATGATTTATGTTAAAGATGGCGTTATAATGACTGAAATGCAAGCTCTAGATTATCCTATTATTAACCCTGAGATACCACCTTATGAGCCCAGAGGATGTCCTAGAGGAGCCAGCTTTTCATGGTATGAATATTCGCCACATAGGATAAAATATCCTTATGTTAGAAGAGCATTACTTGAATTATGGAGAGAAGAGCTAAAAAAGACAAGTGATCCCATAAAGGCGTGGGAGGGCATCGTAGAAGATCCTAATAAGGCTAGGAAGTACAAGGTATTAAGAGGTAAAGGCGGATTTGTTAGAGCTTCGTGGGATGAAGTTTACGAAATAATTTCTGCAGCCTTAATATATACTATTAATAAATACGGACCAGACAGAATATTTGGCTTCACACCCATTCCTGCAATGTCTATGGTAAGTTACGCTGCAGGAACAAGATTCTTGTCATTAATAGGAGGAGTAGTAATGAGTTTTTATGATTGGTATGCTGATTTACCCATTGCCTCACCTCAAGTATGGGGAGAACAAACTGATGTTCCAGAAAGTGCTGACTGGTTTAACGCTACATATATCATTGATTGGGGAACTAATATTCCACAAACTAGAACTCCAGATGCTCATTTCTATTCCGAGGTGAGATATAGAGGTGCTAAAGTAGTTGCCATAGCTCCAGATTATGCCGAATACGTAAAGTTTGCAGATTTATGGATTCATCCAAGACCAGGTACTGATGGAGCTCTTGCTTTAGCAATGGCTCATGTTATTGCCAAAGAATTTCATGTAGACAGAGAAGTCGAATATTTCAAGAATTATATAAAGAAATATACTGATGCGCCATTTCTTGTAATCCTAAAAGAAGAGAATAATAGATTATTGCCCGAAAGATATCTAAGAGCTTCAGATATATTTACTAATGTAGATAAAGCTGAGTGGAAATTAGTAGTATTTAACTTAAACACTAATTCTCTCTCAATACCAAACGGTAGTATAGGTTTTAGATGGAGCAATGACAAGAAGTGGAATTTAAAACTCAAAGATAGCATAACTGAAAGAGATATTGAACCTGCACTTACAATGTTAAATATACATGATAAAATAGTAAGTGTAAGCTTCCCAAGGTTTGATCAGAAAGGATATGTTGATAGAGAAGTCCCAGTAAAAATAATCAAAACGATTGATGGAAGATCCGTTTACGTAACCACAGTTTACGATTTACTTCTAGCGAATTTAGGTGTTAAGAGGGAAGACTTGAAAGGGTATCCTAGTAGTTATGACGAAGATGAACCTTATACTCCAGCTTGGCAGGAGAAGATTACTGGAGTTAGGAAAGAACTAGTTATTCAAATAGCTAGAGAATTTGCCCAAAATGCTGAAGAAACCAAAGGTAAGTCACTAGTCTTAATGGGCGCTGGAGTTAATCACTGGTTTCATAGTGATTTAATTTATCGTGCAATTATAACAATACTAATGCTGATTGGTGCTATTGGAGTTAACGGAGGAGGTTGGGCTCACTATGTAGGGCAAGAGAAGGTTAGGCCTTTTGAAGGTTGGAATACTATAGCTTTTGCAAAAGATTGGTTACCTGTTACTAGACTACAAAGCACTGGATTATGGGTTTATATGCACACTGATCAATGGAGATATGATGAGGTTACAATGGATAAGATTACAGTAGGAAAAACTATGTATGATCATCCAGCAGATTATGCAGTAATGTCAGTGAAGAAGGGTTGGCAACCCTTTTATCCACAATTTAGCACAAACCCGCTAAACCTCGGTAAAAGCGTAGACGATATAATAAATAAATTAGAGAACGGAGATACATCCTTCTCAATCTCAGATATTGATAATCCTATTAATTTCCCGAGGATATTATTTGTTTGGAGGAGCAATCTACTATTCTCAAGCGGTAAGGGTAGTGAATATTTCTTAAAGCACCTCTTAGGTACTGAAAATTCTGTGGAGAATAAAGATGAGGTTGCTAAGAACTACGTGAAAGAGATAAAGTGGGTAGAGTCAGCTCCAGAAGGTAAGCTAGATTTACTAATTGATATAAACTTTAGGATGGATAGTACTGCTTTATACTCAGATATAGTTCTACCTGCTGCTACATGGTATGAAAAATACGATATAAGCTCTACAGATATGCATACTTTTGTTCATCCGTTTAATCCAGCCATTAACCCGCCATGGGAGGCTAGAAGTGATTGGAAAATTTTTGTGGGTTTAGCAAAGAAATTCTCTGAAATGGCCTCTAAGTACTTACCAGATAAAGTTATAGATGCCGTATATGTTCCGTTTATGCACGATACACCAGGCGAACTTGCGAGTCCAGAAACAGAATTAGACACCGTAGATCCACCAAGTAGTGGTGTAGTAGCAAGACGAGAAAAATTAATCCCCGGAAATAATATGGGTAATATAGTCTTAATAGAGAGACATTATTCCAAGATTTATGAAATGATGATAACATTAGGGCCTTTAGTTAAAGACAAAAAATTATCATTCTTTGGTATAGAGGTTAACTACTCTAAAGAATATGAAGAGTTAAAAGAAGAACTAGGAAGTTTAGAAGAAAGGCCACTATTAGATGAGGATAAGAAAGTGGCTGAGACCATGTTGAGATTAAGTGGAGCTACCAATGGTGAAGTTTCTGTTAGAGAATATAAATATCTAGAGGATAAAACGGGACTTAACTTTGAAGATCTTAGAGAAGGGATAGAAGAGATAAAGATTACGTTTAATGATATTACAGCACAACCACGTAGGGTAATAGATTCTCCAATAGAATCTGGGATAGTTAAAGGAGGTAGGACTTATTCGTCATTTGCGTTTAATGTTGAATATGAAGTTCCATGGAGGACTTTATCTGGTAGACAACACTTTTATTTAGATCATCCATGGATTAGAGAACAAGGTGAACAATTACCGGTATATAAACCCCCATTAGACATTGTGAAAGTACCTCAATCTGAAGGGGTATTAATTGCTAGATATCTATCTCCTCACGGAAAGTGGCAGATCCACACTACCTTCATGGATAATCTAAGAATGCTTACTTTATTCAGAGGAGGTCCGGTAATTTGGATAAATGAAGAAGATGCTAAGAGTATTGGAGTTAAAGATAATGACTGGGTAGAGGTATTTAACGAGAACGGAGTCATAGTTATTAGGGCAGTAGTTACTAATAGAATCCCAAGAGGCACGGTTATAATATATCATGCACAAGAAAGGACAATATACGTTAAAGAGGCTAGAAACGGAAAAATGAGTGGATCACATAATGCAGTAACGAGAGTTCATATAAAGCCCACTTGGCTCATAGGAGGTTATGCACAGTTATCGTTCTTTTTAAATTATTATGGTCCCGTTGGAACTCAAAGAGATACGATAGTCGCAATTAGGAGGTTGGGATAA
- the narH gene encoding nitrate reductase subunit beta, giving the protein MKVLSQFMGVFNLDKCLGCNACTVACKNLWTNREGTEYMYWNNVETRPGPGYPLEWEDQEKYRGGWILTKDGKLKLAIGGRIARLLELFHNPYLPTIDDYFEPFTYTYENLVNAKESSKQPVAEPVSLITGKRIELRLGPNWNDDLAGGTEAILKDPNFKKLENKIKTDFENAFMMYLPRICNHCLNPACVAACPAGAMYKREEDGIVLNDQNKCRGWRFCIAACPYKKVYYNWVTGKAEKCILCYPRLETGQIPACFHECVGRIRYLGVVLYDADRVEWAASARDPKEIIDRMLQIILNPFDEEVIKNAKENGVTDDFIEAAQRTPVYKMVKIWKIALPLHPEFRTLPMIWYIPPLSPLVENIKLKSDEEFFPIVDHMRIPIEYLASMFTAGDTERVKNILKKLITLRIYMRQKRLGKKVNEELLKEVSLTEKDLEEMYRVLAIARLEDRFVIPTAHKEKALKMFEESLAPEYVQGSRGLQQTIRRDLRLKKT; this is encoded by the coding sequence ATGAAGGTATTAAGTCAATTTATGGGCGTATTTAATTTAGACAAATGTTTAGGCTGTAATGCTTGTACCGTAGCATGTAAGAATTTGTGGACCAACAGAGAAGGAACGGAATATATGTACTGGAATAATGTAGAGACTAGACCTGGACCCGGATATCCATTAGAGTGGGAAGATCAAGAAAAATACAGAGGGGGTTGGATTTTAACTAAAGATGGCAAACTAAAATTAGCCATTGGAGGAAGAATTGCAAGACTTTTAGAACTCTTCCACAATCCTTATCTACCTACTATTGATGATTATTTTGAACCCTTTACTTATACATACGAAAACTTGGTTAATGCTAAAGAGTCAAGTAAACAACCAGTAGCTGAACCCGTCTCACTGATAACTGGAAAAAGAATAGAACTGAGGTTAGGACCCAATTGGAATGATGATCTTGCGGGAGGTACAGAGGCAATATTAAAGGATCCTAATTTCAAGAAATTAGAAAATAAGATAAAGACAGATTTCGAAAATGCCTTTATGATGTATTTACCCAGAATATGTAACCACTGTCTCAATCCTGCATGTGTTGCCGCTTGTCCAGCAGGAGCTATGTATAAGAGGGAAGAGGATGGTATAGTTCTGAATGATCAAAATAAGTGTCGTGGATGGAGATTCTGTATTGCAGCTTGTCCTTATAAGAAGGTTTATTATAACTGGGTTACTGGGAAGGCTGAAAAATGTATATTGTGCTATCCAAGATTAGAAACTGGTCAGATTCCGGCTTGTTTTCATGAATGTGTTGGAAGAATTAGGTACTTAGGCGTAGTTCTTTACGATGCTGATAGAGTAGAATGGGCTGCCTCTGCAAGAGATCCTAAAGAAATAATAGATAGAATGCTCCAAATAATACTGAATCCCTTCGATGAAGAAGTTATAAAGAATGCTAAAGAAAATGGTGTTACAGATGATTTCATAGAAGCCGCACAGAGAACTCCCGTTTATAAGATGGTTAAGATCTGGAAAATAGCCTTACCATTGCATCCAGAATTCAGAACACTACCGATGATATGGTATATACCACCTCTAAGTCCGCTAGTAGAAAACATTAAATTAAAAAGCGATGAGGAATTCTTCCCTATTGTAGACCATATGAGGATACCGATAGAATATTTAGCTAGTATGTTTACGGCCGGTGATACTGAAAGGGTAAAGAATATATTAAAGAAATTAATTACATTAAGAATTTATATGAGACAAAAAAGACTAGGCAAAAAAGTTAATGAAGAGTTACTAAAAGAGGTCTCATTAACGGAAAAAGATCTTGAGGAGATGTACAGAGTTTTAGCTATAGCTAGGTTAGAAGACAGGTTTGTAATTCCGACAGCACATAAGGAAAAAGCTCTAAAGATGTTTGAAGAAAGTTTAGCACCAGAATATGTCCAAGGTAGTAGAGGATTACAACAAACAATTAGAAGGGATTTGAGGTTGAAGAAAACATGA
- the narJ gene encoding nitrate reductase molybdenum cofactor assembly chaperone, whose protein sequence is MNLLQVIGDLLEYPREWIKQKETIMNLVSECLSPNKYLIIEFLKTASNYKELDLEEIYVSTFDSNDYTTLYMTYYITGEEKSRTKTPKRGFLLAWLKSRTKINSNELPDYLPLLLKYLSNTDDEEVKKLIQEPIQILSDRLKEKKSIFYPLVLAAYLELYGGVNGG, encoded by the coding sequence ATGAACTTATTACAAGTTATAGGAGATCTTCTCGAATATCCTAGAGAATGGATAAAACAAAAAGAGACGATTATGAATCTAGTGAGTGAGTGTTTATCTCCTAACAAATATCTTATTATTGAATTCTTAAAGACTGCGTCAAATTACAAAGAGCTTGATCTCGAGGAGATTTATGTAAGTACTTTTGATAGTAATGATTATACAACACTCTATATGACCTATTATATAACTGGAGAGGAAAAGAGTAGGACAAAGACTCCTAAAAGAGGTTTTCTATTAGCTTGGCTAAAAAGTAGGACAAAGATCAACAGTAATGAGTTACCTGATTATTTACCCCTTTTGTTAAAATACCTAAGTAATACTGATGACGAGGAAGTCAAAAAATTAATACAAGAACCTATACAGATTCTTTCGGATAGACTTAAAGAAAAGAAGTCCATTTTTTATCCTCTCGTGCTTGCCGCATATTTAGAACTTTATGGGGGTGTAAATGGAGGATGA
- the narI gene encoding respiratory nitrate reductase subunit gamma codes for MNYFWVIYPYVAVTIFFGGYIYTYLTRRYYWSARSFELLAKRTHTYASNFFHYGIVIVLLGHLVGIAIPASVLLAIGLTYSLHEAVAFYLGALFGIIAIIGLAWLLALSYLTRASASLSVTDHLVYGVLILVIATGLYNTLIVHPDYMSTVAPWFQGLITFHPNESLIEKAPLSLQVHVALSFLLYALWPFSRLVHVFTFPITYLWRPYIVYRGYRYSRAIKKR; via the coding sequence ATGAATTACTTCTGGGTAATTTATCCTTATGTGGCTGTTACTATATTTTTCGGAGGATACATTTATACATATTTAACGAGGAGGTATTATTGGTCTGCGAGATCTTTTGAATTACTAGCAAAACGTACACATACATACGCATCAAACTTCTTTCACTACGGAATTGTTATAGTCTTATTAGGACATTTAGTAGGAATAGCAATACCAGCCTCAGTTCTACTAGCAATAGGTCTCACATATAGCCTTCACGAAGCAGTAGCATTCTATTTGGGAGCTCTTTTCGGAATTATAGCAATAATCGGACTAGCTTGGCTGCTTGCACTATCGTATTTGACTAGAGCCTCTGCATCCCTCTCAGTTACCGACCACTTAGTATATGGTGTATTAATCTTGGTGATAGCTACGGGGCTCTATAATACATTAATTGTTCACCCAGATTATATGAGTACAGTAGCACCGTGGTTCCAAGGATTAATAACATTTCACCCAAATGAATCTCTAATAGAGAAAGCACCTTTAAGCTTACAAGTTCACGTCGCGTTATCTTTTCTACTATATGCGTTATGGCCTTTCTCTAGATTAGTCCATGTATTCACATTCCCAATAACATACTTATGGAGACCTTACATAGTTTACAGAGGATATCGTTACTCTAGAGCCATTAAGAAAAGATAA
- a CDS encoding thermopsin, translating into MEKLLVIFLLISLLSYTTPLYTTHQSETASIPIAGKYYRNVTNNYGYVNIHTFYSSEPAPMGIADYGIGPNGPYILTTTQFLGYINILDLSAQTFNGTQLVNNCVSFQLNAVLTYTHNGITYSLWVQNVIRFDTASNEVSFLDNIWNYTQVYANASGLSGNGQIGITYYGSHAVEFYYDWAYNYPGSFVTVTLPTTILVLVNVSVNNLGQPVINFWYNDGYGWVKYDSVTVTNVEGASNVEFMINGNEYTGWGTFYDAELVLGGAYGGLNAYVYSANIYMTLEYWNGHNFQTVENAYNFGSDTAETVQNVVVTYTDIPFNGTLEGHITTGPGSLGMLWEQNNILNLTVDTGISSGYILVYNMSYTYSPSYTQFKIPFNGGEAILSLYPTNYAILVYGPNGQLIGEANVLKTVGSYTTGVTQFDIIVSNTSIALHPNSSTSIDITINAYGDVNINILTPAGVTYSINKNPIYVNGQGTDILTIYTSGKLLGTYPIIINASLFPGFYKIINITLNIIPKYYLVTFEYNVIGQPLPQSPQITLEFPNQTIITIYLSPITSLKLPQGTIYEIQQIIYTNTGIRWATDNQTEGQINSSSTIFFVYYEQLMVNFEYKVQGGVGYSSPQVKYYYFGLPQTITAPNTVWVDYDSTYVYSQILPGSNSQERWIAYSYSGTITVPSTITIYYYNQYYITVSSPIPIHAIINGTNTTLTTGWYNEGTTIKVLNITYYPASYERFVIVSILPSVSFTVNSSINVTISTVKQFLVTLSSPIPVYAIINETNTTLTTGWYNAGSKIYVENITYYPNPFTRYVITNITPKEVTVESPLTIKLSTLEQFYLKLSSPIPIHAIINGTNTTLTTGWYDKGIEIKILNITYYPTSESRYIIIQISPSSELTLNKPYNVTIYAVLQYYVSVSSKIPVKALINGTETILNSSWINKGTTIDIINYTYYVNADERYVITSISPKSMTVKSPTNITINVVKQFLVTVNGISNWYNKGTILALNASVPFYLIGKYVGTYNVSPGTVITVNGPVYEKLVETPNYPVIIIIAAVMITAAVIAVVLLKT; encoded by the coding sequence ATGGAGAAGCTTCTTGTAATCTTTTTGCTCATTTCACTATTAAGTTATACAACACCTTTGTATACAACACATCAATCAGAAACAGCCTCAATACCAATTGCTGGTAAATATTATAGGAACGTCACTAATAACTATGGTTATGTAAACATACACACATTTTATTCCTCAGAACCGGCTCCCATGGGAATAGCTGATTACGGTATAGGTCCTAACGGACCTTATATATTAACTACTACACAGTTCCTAGGTTACATCAACATTTTAGATTTATCAGCGCAAACATTCAACGGGACACAATTGGTTAATAACTGTGTTAGCTTCCAACTGAATGCCGTACTCACTTATACTCACAATGGAATAACCTACTCCTTGTGGGTTCAGAATGTGATAAGATTTGATACAGCAAGTAACGAAGTTTCCTTTTTAGACAACATATGGAATTATACACAAGTATATGCTAATGCCAGTGGATTATCTGGCAATGGACAAATAGGCATTACCTATTATGGTTCCCATGCAGTCGAATTTTATTATGACTGGGCTTATAATTACCCCGGAAGTTTTGTAACAGTAACACTCCCTACTACGATCTTAGTCTTAGTAAATGTATCAGTTAACAATCTAGGCCAACCAGTAATCAACTTCTGGTATAATGATGGCTATGGCTGGGTGAAATACGATAGCGTAACAGTTACTAACGTTGAAGGTGCCAGTAACGTTGAGTTCATGATAAACGGTAACGAATATACAGGCTGGGGAACATTTTACGATGCAGAACTAGTTTTAGGGGGAGCGTACGGAGGACTTAACGCCTATGTTTACTCAGCAAACATATATATGACCCTTGAATACTGGAATGGACATAACTTTCAAACCGTAGAAAACGCATACAATTTCGGATCAGATACCGCAGAGACCGTCCAAAATGTTGTAGTCACTTACACAGACATACCATTTAATGGCACACTAGAAGGCCATATAACTACTGGACCAGGAAGCCTCGGAATGCTCTGGGAACAGAATAATATATTAAACCTAACTGTAGACACTGGAATAAGTAGTGGTTACATTTTAGTCTATAACATGAGTTACACATATTCACCATCATATACACAATTCAAAATTCCGTTTAATGGCGGCGAGGCAATCTTATCCCTATATCCGACCAACTATGCAATTCTAGTATATGGTCCTAATGGTCAATTAATCGGAGAAGCAAACGTTTTGAAGACAGTTGGGAGTTACACTACTGGTGTTACACAGTTCGACATTATCGTATCGAATACTTCAATAGCCTTACACCCAAATTCTTCCACTTCAATAGATATTACAATAAATGCATACGGCGATGTCAATATTAATATCCTTACCCCCGCTGGTGTAACATATAGTATTAATAAAAATCCAATATATGTCAACGGTCAAGGGACAGATATATTAACAATATATACTAGTGGAAAACTGCTTGGTACTTATCCAATTATAATTAATGCCTCACTGTTCCCTGGATTCTATAAGATTATAAATATTACACTGAATATAATTCCAAAATATTATCTTGTAACCTTTGAGTATAATGTAATAGGTCAACCTTTACCTCAATCTCCTCAAATAACCCTAGAATTCCCCAACCAAACAATAATAACAATATACTTATCCCCTATAACTTCACTTAAATTGCCTCAAGGGACTATCTACGAAATTCAACAGATAATTTACACTAACACTGGAATTAGATGGGCTACAGATAACCAAACTGAGGGTCAAATAAATAGCTCTTCGACAATATTTTTTGTTTACTATGAACAACTAATGGTTAACTTTGAGTATAAAGTACAAGGAGGAGTTGGTTATAGCTCTCCCCAAGTTAAATATTATTACTTCGGACTACCACAAACAATTACCGCGCCAAACACAGTTTGGGTAGATTATGACTCCACCTATGTATATTCACAAATCTTACCGGGTTCCAATTCACAAGAACGATGGATAGCCTATTCCTATTCCGGTACGATAACTGTACCTTCTACAATTACCATATATTATTATAATCAATACTATATCACAGTATCATCACCAATACCAATTCACGCAATAATCAACGGAACAAACACAACACTAACAACAGGATGGTATAACGAGGGAACTACAATTAAAGTGCTTAATATAACGTATTACCCAGCCTCTTATGAAAGATTCGTAATAGTATCAATATTACCTTCAGTTTCCTTTACGGTAAACTCATCAATAAACGTCACAATCTCAACAGTTAAACAATTCCTAGTTACACTATCATCACCAATTCCGGTTTATGCAATAATTAACGAGACAAACACAACACTAACAACAGGATGGTATAATGCAGGATCGAAAATATACGTAGAAAACATCACGTATTATCCTAATCCATTTACTAGATATGTAATCACTAACATTACGCCCAAAGAGGTGACAGTAGAAAGCCCGCTAACGATAAAACTCTCAACATTAGAACAGTTCTACTTAAAGCTATCATCACCAATACCAATTCACGCAATAATCAACGGAACAAACACAACACTAACAACAGGATGGTATGACAAAGGGATAGAAATAAAAATTCTGAATATCACTTACTATCCCACATCAGAATCAAGATATATAATTATTCAAATTTCACCATCGTCAGAGCTTACACTGAATAAACCGTATAACGTTACAATATATGCAGTATTACAATACTATGTATCTGTATCATCGAAAATTCCAGTTAAGGCTTTGATTAACGGAACTGAGACAATCCTCAACTCCTCATGGATAAATAAAGGAACCACAATAGATATAATAAACTATACTTACTACGTTAATGCTGACGAAAGATATGTAATAACGAGTATCTCACCTAAGTCAATGACTGTGAAAAGTCCAACGAACATCACAATAAACGTAGTTAAACAATTCCTTGTTACAGTGAACGGAATATCAAACTGGTATAATAAAGGAACAATACTTGCTCTTAACGCATCAGTTCCGTTTTATCTTATAGGTAAATACGTAGGAACATATAATGTATCACCCGGAACAGTAATAACTGTTAACGGTCCAGTATACGAGAAGTTAGTAGAAACTCCTAACTATCCAGTCATAATTATTATAGCAGCAGTAATGATTACAGCAGCAGTAATTGCTGTAGTTTTATTAAAAACATGA